In the Corythoichthys intestinalis isolate RoL2023-P3 chromosome 18, ASM3026506v1, whole genome shotgun sequence genome, GTGTCCAATGTGATTACCTTCAGTTATCACCTCATCCTCTGTGATGTCCCCTTGCTTGTCTTTTATCTTGTTAGCTATAGATTTGGAAAGCTCCACCATCTCTTTGGCCTGTCATTCAGAGAATACAAGCACTCAGTAAAAGCCATAAAACTGTTTATATTCCATAAATATATGAATCACAAAATGCAATACAAATGTATTGTTATTCACCTTCACCATCAGTTTACTGAGATCTTCAAACGCCTAAAAAAGGGAATAAACTGGTTAAGCACAAAATTGCCacaatgcaatgaaaaatgttttaGTTGGCCTCTTTATTTACAACAATAACAGATTAATTGCTTGTGCATTTTGCTTTGGTTTAGCCACAACTTTAGACCTGACATTTTACAACACCTCTGAGATGTTTTTGTCCGTTTCTTTCCTTTTCTCTTCTATCTTCCGCTCAATGCCAACAATCCCGACTGCGCGTGTCCTTCCTGACTGCAAGAGCACAATGAAAAGGGACGAAATGTTAACATTCTCAGGGTAAAGGAAGGGAGAGAACGGGGAACAAATTGGAGTTGCTGCTTGCTAAACGTGTCTCTTGTGGGGATCATTTTATACCGTTGAATCCATGAATATAGTCAAAATTAAATAGCATGTCATCCAGAgtagaaaaaagtatttttcataggtaatctgtacccacagtgtaGTAAtacgtacccacagtttacaaaTCCATACACACAGATtaataaactgtgggtacagttgagTTTACTAATCTGCAGGTAGTTTAGTCATTTTCCCCACTAGTAATCTGTTGCCATAGATTACTAAAACTGGGTACAGTAGTAATCTGTACAGGCAGTTTAGACTCCGAACAGGCTGTTTGAAACAGCTACAAACCAAGCAAGCATCTGCACACCAGTCTGCTGATTTACGAAATTTGTCAAGTTTACATCTACTTGCTTGGTCTGTCGGCGTTTGGAGTCTCCACCAAACCAAATTGGTGAATTCCGtttcattgctaaactgtgggtacagattagtaaactatgGGTACATAAAGAGGTGGgttagtaacgcattacatgtacGCCGTCACATTTACttaagtaacattttgagaaaaatatacctctaaaagtaggtttactaagccatactttttactttcacttgagtagatttgtgaaggaaaaatgctactcttactcagctactttgggctacacaagagttgttacatttttcctctttattctacatattacttttttttttttttttttgctagcgatgctgTTGCCAAGGGTAGCACTACTAATTTGACCAATAAgaagtcgcaacaataatcacatgactccattacaccaatcagacgcaagcttgctgttctatgatcacgcaagcctgttcaatcacgtgtcgttaaagcaccgtaacatattaagtatttgacatagagcgctgccctcaacatgaatcaaaatcgcggatttaaaactctctcccagtttttatttggcaccgattaaccacagaaaaccggatatatgatccttttaatttcatcatagcaactatgaaggaactactgcAGACATgtacaaagtccggcccggggtccAAATGtgacccgtggtcaaatttcatctggcccccaacctctgtcataaaatcaataacatctggcccgcacacaaacgtaataaattggtcagcagtactgctgccagcatatgaagtagcttacacactaaatgctgctacttatttacccactaaaaggcagcagcattctAAAGTAAGTTTGACcgcttacttccaattttctaaaatggtgacaataaacaaacaaaaaaaattgactgcaaCGGCCGTCGCTTCGTgggtaggtggaaattggactatttcttcactaaaatacgcaacaactgtgtctgcctcatttgcaaagagacagtcgctgtttttaaagagttcaatgtgaggcgatattaccaaacaagacacactgacatgtacgacaacattacagggaagatactcagcgagaaattgaagcaacgtgaaggtagtttaatttcacagcagcagtatttcgccagagcccgagagtcgaaagagaatgccacaaaggctagttgcgacattgttgaaattattaattgaagaaataataaagcaaacgtgacacacagaatggcttgctaaaatttgctcaaatatattgttctacgtaaaagacgtcagtcaaggtcagccccccactattttaccacaccaaatctggccccctttgcaaaaagtttggacacccctgaactacagtattcaccagtcaaactaggaactattttctccactagagggcagggcactcatgctctttggacgaataatgcttcattactgttttttttctctttaatgatttttttcctttaatttctttggtttaatgtgtttatgtaatgggttattatacagtacattataacaataaagttCATATCGatcagtttgtgctgagagaaaaatcccttgtaaaaaaaaacaaaaaaaaaacacaagcagtcactcaaaatgttactaattaagtattcttttcacgggatactttttcacttgtacttgagtacaatttttttttgatgactaATTTTacccttacttgagtaatattattttgaagtaacactacccttacttgagtaaaattgttgttactctacccacctctgggtaCATATAACAAAACTGTCAATTTATTAATGTGTACCTTAGTTTACCAAccagtacccacagtttagtaatctgtatccATAGATTACTAAAATTCAGTAATCTGTACCTACAGATTACTTAACTAGCCACGCAGTTAAGTAAAATGTACCCAAAGATTCCTAAACTTCAGTAATCTCTAGGTACAGATCACTAATCTGGGTACAATTGAATAATTTGTGagtcgatacatgggtcaggaaatcatattttcaaatcatatttttcatagcTAATTAGTGCCGGGTACAGGTTAGCTAGGATTCTTTTTTTACCCTGGGACCTGGGGATCTCAGgtcaattgacattttaacacaGATATGTTCAAAGGACACTTGGCACTGACACTGAAGTGGAAGCAGCACTGCCATCTTGTGGTAGATTATTGAAGTAGCTGGTTGAGTCGTCATTCTTGAACATAGACTAAAAATCCACGGTAGTGAAAGGAATTGTTCTAACCTGTGTTTCGACTCCTGTTGGGATGGATTGGGAAGGGGGAGTGTTCTCCCATCTCTTCTGAATCATCTCCTCATTTAGTCTCCTAAAAAACTAaagttaaaaaagttaacatagcTGTTTAAAGAGCGCATGCTATGCAAAACTGTCTTATAAAGTGTTTATATATTGATAATTGGGTCTATAACTTGAGGGCTAGACTAGGTGAACTACCGGTATTTTAAAATGTGGGATTTACCTCAATTTGTCCATGTTCTTTAAAAGAGAGCTTAATGTAAGAAAACTTGCTGTGTTGGTAGGGTCCTTGCTCTTTGTTAGGAGATGCTGGATGCAGGTGTATTACAATTTTTGCACTACAACACACGAGAACAAAATTTATTCACTTCTtcttacaaacaaaatataTTATCGGATACATTGTGCTCTTCACTTTAAACTGATAATCACCTTTTTCCTATTCCTGCAGCTTGCTcctcaaaaaatataatatctgACAATGGCATGGAAATGCAGCATTCCTATGAAAAATAACACATATTCACGAGTCCCATTATGACATGGGAAGGTTAAATTCTTGGCTCCCTTACATGATTTTTCCCGTCCCTCCAAATTAGGCGATGAGTACTTAGCAAAGCTACTCCAATATCCAGTTTAGCCTATatcagggtaaaaaaaatatatacttcaTGACAATTCACAAAATCTGAGGATATTTTCATATTCAATTATCTTGTGTATGCAGGCAGAACTAATCGTTTCAATCCAGAAAACTATACCTTGTCGTCGCCATCATACAATCTGACGCCGCGCTGTTGAATTACTAAAGTTTCATTAATATCCAAAAGACCATTAGACCACGAAAAGCGatccattttttgtgtgtggaatGAATCTCACAACAGTACCGACTAAAAATCactcattttatgtttacttcCTGTTTGTACACCGTCTAAAAATGCCCGGCACTGCCTGTCAAAAAGGCGGCATCTTcttcttttattttaaaaagtttaacGAAAATATCAATCGAACTTATTgtgataaatgaaaataaaaagtttatacacacacatatatataactTTTTAGGCTTAAATTTCCAatttggaatttaaaaaaaaaaaaaaaaaaaaaaaatctaaccggCATTCTGTTGTGCTGCCTAAATTAGGTCCTTGAATGTGTTGACGTGCTAACGCCAGATGTCATTTCGCTAGCATCGGAGCTATCACCCTCTTCGTTTTTCTTGATTTTGTTATGTATAtcctattattttaatattttctcGTATCGGGtttaaaataaatcaaataaatagtACGAGTAAAGGATTTTTCCCAAATGCATATCGTATTTTAGTTTGATTATACACTTAAATTAGGACGCTAAGTTGAGTAGCTTGTTGTTAGGGATGTAATGCAGGCAGGTTTGCACTCCACTCGGCATTGTGGcttctcttttttttgttgcgtCAAATGAacagatatttttaaaatatgcttTTTTCTAGTTGCATGTCCAGGCCAGCGTTGTTTGGTCGCACACAGTTTAGATCATCATAAATAATCAGTTTTACAGTGAGTAGTAGATTGAGGCACAGTTCAAAACAGACTGATTTTTTAGAACATCATCATGGATAAGAAATCATTTGACATCgtcttggatgaaataaaaaagGTAAAATCGGCCGCCAAGTCATATCACAATGGAAGCTTTCTGATTGAGCcagtgtgtattattattattatgtattgTAGTATTACCTACACTGCGCATCTGTGTTCAAATGATAATAAAGCAAGCTTTCAGAGACTGCAAGTGGCATACAATGACTCTGAGTCTGTTTTAAGGACGTTGAAGTTTAATTTTATTAGTCGTTTGAATTCTGGAAGCACTGGTATTGGTGCCTTTTGAAAGTGGTTTGCTAAGAAACCCAATGCTGAATCACTGTAGTTCActtttttattatcattttgtttttaattctgataTTTTCCTTGTAttgtgttgttgtgatttggaccTTAAATctgttaataaattctatatctaTTCAGTGTGTCCTGACCGATCAACGGATTAAAGCCATTGAGCAGGTTCATGGATACTTCTCCAGCGAACAGGTAATTACCTTTTTTGTATTATAATTCTACTGAACTGCATTATTAAGCAACATATGACGAAGTTGTAAGATGCCTTTTAAAACACCTGCAGGTCATGGACATACTGAAATATTTCTCCTGGGCAGAACCTCAAATTAAAGCAGTAAAAGCTTTACAGCATGTAAGTACATATCAATTAGTCAacctgatttaagaaaaactactTGTACTACTTATACATATGTAAGTACTTATACTggactagggatgtccctgatCCGATAACAAGATCGGAAATTGGTGCCGATagagccatttttcagaggatcagaatcgggtgaaaaggatcggttcttaattaaaaaaaaaaaaaaaaaaaaatatatatatatatatatatatatatatatcttttttttttttcaaggactaaaaagtaacaaaataatccagaaatgcaatgaaaaagtccaaaatatacaaacaaacaaaaatgttttatactctgcaacTCTCCTGGAAAAAGCATAAAAGGAagaactgtaacatgtttgtaacttttgttcaaatgaaaaaaaaaaacgaaaactttTTTTCGGTTTTGGCTCGGGACTCGTATCGGTGGCTtgaactcgggtgcaaaaatatgctggGTTTCCACTACTAttaaagattgtggcgcaccgccacatcaaaataaaagctgccacGTCTTGcaaattatatacatttttacattctaatttataatttgtataatttaataATATGTCTGTGCTGCTTTATGCGCCAGTCTGGGAAACCAGTTGACGTTTTGCGTTGCCTTACTGCCACCTGTCGGttagaataattcactgcatccaTTTTGTACAAAGTCTAATTGAATATATGTAGCTCATTATTTACATTCTATTTGCCAGAAGTCGTCTGAAATAGCACgtcaaataaaaatagttcctttacacgctttattttgaaaatcacaccGGTTCTCCTGTTGCAAGCTTGTGCCTGACGACGGTTGTGCGGAGTTggaaattgaaagaaaaatccacaggaaggtaTTTCAAGTTAAAGAATGTAATTCTGGTTTAAGCCTGTAAAAATGAGCTTAGTATTGACATTGACATAACGTTTAAGTTCTTTACAGCGTGTGTTTGACCCGAATCTTCGCGTACTTGCGTAGCATTTGTTCGTTACTGATATCACTGGTTGTAGTTTCAGATGAGTCTTTTGAAGTATTaagaaaatatttaagttgTCAACGGACGAGGGTCTGTAAACAGACgaactattattgttgtggtaatgtagtaggtattagggccaaataaagaaaaGGGATAAAAAAAGACTGAGCTGTGAGTAGCTGTAATCAACTACGCATTTTACGTTCatctaccgtagctgagagcgatGAATTTAGCCTGGctaataaaatatttcaaataaatatttgttttggTTCTTatcggaaaaaaataaatgggaaaaaaaaaaaatctcatttcatGATATGAAGCAATTTCACCACAGCACAACATGTTGtgactgtccgactccgatttagcccaccaccaccacagcttcaaaaaaatccTAGGCGAAACCCTGATatgggatcgggacatccctaataagtACTTACACTAGTACTTACTTACTCATCTGGAACAATGTATAAATTATTGCcttgtattttgttgtttgcCACACTTAATGGATGATTTTTCTTGTAGAAAATGGTCGCAATCTCCACCACTAAAGTTGCCAACATTCTGAATTGCTTCACCTTTTCAAAGGACAGACTTATTGTCTTGGAGTTGATCGCTTTGTAAGTGCATGAGCTAACAAATCACTCTGCATATCAGTACAATCATCCTGTGTAGTTCATTTAGGAGTGAAATTGCTTTGTTTCTCCGTAATTCCTACGCAGGAACATCGCTGATGCCCAAAATTTTCGTCCCGTGGAAGATTTGTTTCGCATACACCTGTCGGAGAAAAAGCGTGCTCGTAGGATCCTGGAGCAAGTACGTGAATAATTTAACATGTTTTTTGTCAACATTAAAGCCCTAACTGCAATTTTGCGTGTTGGATGTAAAgctgtgcttctcaattattttctgttacgcccccccccacccccaggaagatgtaaacaaacaaacattaatggaacaaaaacgacagtgtcattggacagagggacagtttttatttttgctgcaggcagtatcggcGCCTTTGTGatggtgtgtgtgtttttttttttttggactgagCAACTTGTTATGCCACCTTTTATGAGGCTAACAGTGCTTGCTGgctcactgacaaagcgggacgattgttggcgatATTCAGCACGTCTTTgccctaaaaaaaatcaaacggcTTATTAATGTGATTGGTGTCTTTAAGTGacattttaattgatttggcttcctgctgtccactgcaaacattttttagaCACtgtaaactagtgctgcaacgattaattgattaactcgagtattcgattagaaaaaaagattcgaattgaattttgctgcattgagtattcgtttaattaaagtgacattgtaatggtttgttctgtagggttttcatttagttttactgattttggtggatacactgccctctagtctgcctcatttcacatggctgaatccagctgctccatgttaagaccaacataggcttttgtttgagctaattgttttttaatgcattcgtaatttagtttacaggtatatttagccgttttttttttttttttgtgggaatatgtgtctgaaccatttgttaagagcattgtggaaaaaaaagttagcattttattagcgtttaagctagcggacttttggtgtgtatgttagccaatttttcttttgttgtacatagatccttatttattttttttatactgtttgaagctcagcttaggtattttaatttcctttttaatgttccttatccaattactcgattaatcgaactaactagttaatcgattaatcgactacgaaaataatcgatagctgcagccctactgtaaACACACTGGTCTttactcgtctcccactgtattaaaagtcaaagccaagcgCTACAAAcgtttcgtcatatttccttgtcttcgctcttcatatctccagtgctctttgctgtgtgctcttgtttggttcaaaaatactccacACACTCTGAATATAAGAGCACCACtctcacccactgagtggatctgCAAATACACTTTATTCAAGTACAGCAAAAACAGTatgttccctgaggtcacatgcgccaccctctACATCGCCCAGCGGGGCGCACCCCATTATTTGAGAAGTGCTGATGTAAAGTGAGGGACAGCGGACTGGGTTACTGTTGGTATGCCTGCCTCACATTTTAAAGGTTCAGGTTTCGAATCTTGACACTGACCTTTCTGGGTGCTGTTTGCATTTTCTCTTGTTGCTCTTGCTTCTTCCCTCATTCCATAAAGACCATTTTTTGTTACtgcaactggctggcaaccagtttaaGGTGTTGggctaggctccagcaccctcgtggctcttgaggataagcggttcagaagatgaataaattaattttttgttaTCGCTTTTTATCTCTACATACATACCGAATATactgacacattttttttctcaccaggTATGCAAGGTTGGGTGCAAGGCCCCTGTTGCAATGATTTCGTCCTGCGGTATGATACCCGGAAATCCATATCCAAAAGGCAGACCCAGTCTGGTTACTGGAACGTTCCCAGTAAGTATTTTGAAGACAAAATGACCATGTTTTTCCCTTAAAATGATAGTTTCTCTCAGTTTAAACTTTTGATCTGTTGTCTATAGTCACTTTCGATCTGTAGGAACTATTTGCAGTTCCTAGAACCTTTTCAGGGACAATGATGTCATTTTGCGTGTT is a window encoding:
- the vps36 gene encoding vacuolar protein-sorting-associated protein 36, which translates into the protein MDRFSWSNGLLDINETLVIQQRGVRLYDGDDKAKLDIGVALLSTHRLIWRDGKNHECCISMPLSDIIFFEEQAAGIGKSAKIVIHLHPASPNKEQGPYQHSKFSYIKLSFKEHGQIEFFRRLNEEMIQKRWENTPPSQSIPTGVETQSGRTRAVGIVGIERKIEEKRKETDKNISEAFEDLSKLMVKAKEMVELSKSIANKIKDKQGDITEDETIRFKSYLLSMGIANPVTRETHGSGTHYHMQLAKQLGDMLQAPLEERGGMMALTEVYCLVNRARGMELLSPEDLLNACKMFESLKLPLRLRVFDSGVMVVQLQSHSEEEMIASALDNVSEKGSVTAEEFAKLLGLSVLLSKERLLLAEKMGHLCRDDSVEGLRFYPNLF